The genomic interval GCGTGCGCGTACGCCGCGGCGGGGTTCGGGAAACCCTGCTGGGCCATCACGTCTGCGGCCATCTGGTGGGCCGTGATCCAGTCGCGGCTGTCGGGCGCCGCTTCGCGGATCACGCGTTCATAGTGCTCCAGCGCCTCATCCATCTGGAAGTAATCGAGCGCGACGCTGCCCAGCACCAGACTGGCGGGAATCACGGCGCCCTGCGCGAGCGCCTGCTCGGCCTCCAGCTGCGCTTCCTGCAGGCGGCCCAGTCGGTAGTCGCATTCGGCGACGTCGGCCAGGACTTCCGGCAGGTAGGGGTACTCCGCTTCATTCAGGACCGCCTCGAGTTTCTCGCGGGCTTCCAGGGGCCGGTCGAGGTCCAGCAGGGCCACGCCCAGTTCGTGATTGGCGTACGGCCGGTCGCCGTCGGTGGCCAGGGCAAGCGCCTGCTCGAAGGCCGCCAGGGCCTGCTCGGATTGTCCCAGGTGCGTCAGGACCTGCCCGAGCACCAGGGCCACGCCGTAACTGGGGTCACCGTGCTGCGCTTCGAGCCGCGCGGCCTCGCGGATCATGTCGTGCGCGCCTTCGGGCTGGCCGAGGTTCAGCAGCGCCTGAGCGCGCAGGTAGTGCCAGGTGGCGAGGTTCAGGCCCTGTTCCTCGGCGTCCTGCGGGCCGGGGCGCGCGGCGTACAGGGGCCGCGCCTGGTCCAGGGCGTTCTTCGCGGCGTCCGGCTGGCCCAGCTGCAGCAGCAGCGCCGCCTGTTCCTGGAGCATCACGGCGCGGTTCAGTCCGCTCGTCAGGTGCGCCGCTTCAGCGTACAGGCTGGCGGCCTCGGCGCTCTGGCCCAGCTGTTCATGCGCGTCGGCCTCCCAGGAACGCAGGCGCCAGCGCAGGTGCAGCGGCAGGTCCGTGCTGGGCAGAGCAATCTCCAGGGCCGCCTGGGGCTGCTCCGCGAGGGTCAGGGCGCACAGGGCGTGAAAGCGCGCCAGGGGGTCCTGGGCCTCCCGGGCGGTCTGTGGCGGGGGGGCGGCGTCGGGGCCGCGGGTGCGGGCGTCGAGTTCAGCGCTCAGCGCCTGATAGAGCGGGGTGTCGCGCAGGGCGGGATGGAGGGTGCGGGCCTCGCGCAGACAGGTGCCCAGTTCGGTGGTGGCGGCGTCGCCGTACAGGGCGTGCATGCTGCCCAGCAGCAGGGCCAGGCGGGCTCGTTCAGGGGTGCGGGCTTCGCGCGTGGCGGCGTCCATCACGCCGAACGCCAGGTCGTAGTCGCCTCCGGCGAGCGCCTCGCACACTTGCTGCCAGGTGGTGGCCACGTCAATCATTCCCCGTCAGGATACGGCACGGGCGGGTGCATCCTTTGTTGCTGGCGGGCCGCGCGGCTGTGCGGTGGGCTGCGGCGGTGAGGGTGAGGAGGCGGGAAGGGGGTCTTCGCGGCGCGGGTCTTCGGCGGTGAGTCCTGCCGGATCTCCGTCCTGCGGTCTGCTGCTGGGTGGAATTCTGCTGAGAAAAGGGTGCGCCAGCGGCGGTCAGGGAAAGTTGCCGAACGCTAAAGCGCAGGTGTAAGGCGGGACAATTTCATACACCTTGAGTCTGGTACACTCAACTTCAGCGGGGCGAGGTGCGCCCCACTTCACCTCTTTCACCCCCTCCGGAGGACTGTTCTTG from Deinococcus taeanensis carries:
- a CDS encoding tetratricopeptide repeat protein, translating into MIDVATTWQQVCEALAGGDYDLAFGVMDAATREARTPERARLALLLGSMHALYGDAATTELGTCLREARTLHPALRDTPLYQALSAELDARTRGPDAAPPPQTAREAQDPLARFHALCALTLAEQPQAALEIALPSTDLPLHLRWRLRSWEADAHEQLGQSAEAASLYAEAAHLTSGLNRAVMLQEQAALLLQLGQPDAAKNALDQARPLYAARPGPQDAEEQGLNLATWHYLRAQALLNLGQPEGAHDMIREAARLEAQHGDPSYGVALVLGQVLTHLGQSEQALAAFEQALALATDGDRPYANHELGVALLDLDRPLEAREKLEAVLNEAEYPYLPEVLADVAECDYRLGRLQEAQLEAEQALAQGAVIPASLVLGSVALDYFQMDEALEHYERVIREAAPDSRDWITAHQMAADVMAQQGFPNPAAAYAHAQQALAHTPESDDWYVTLQEHLRKAEALLEQQGGTGGRMLN